CGGCGTACATCGGCGGACAGCCTTGGAGAACGGCTTCGGGGCGCAGTTCGTAGTGCCACGGTTCGTTCCGGTAGATCTGGCACAGTCCATATGCGGCACCGTGTTCCGACAGCCACGCCGTGGCTTCGAAGGGGCCGAGATCGATCGCGTTCCCCAAGACGTGCGCGGACTGGTCGGCGGTGGCTACCCAACGGGCGGCCTCCTGCTCCGAGCCGTATTTGGCGATTGCCTTGCGCCGAAGCTGATTCTGATACGCCGGGGAACGCCAGCCGCTGTTGACGCGGAACTCGACGCCGTCGTCAGCGGCGTCTTTGGCCGCCCGGCGCAGCGCGTCCAGGAATTCCGGATCGAGATTGGCCACGGCCGGAATCTCGG
The nucleotide sequence above comes from Amycolatopsis sp. AA4. Encoded proteins:
- a CDS encoding M15 family metallopeptidase, whose product is MTRSESARRPALAVFRRTVRQVLRRRGALSEADGAVPPGTTVFAEIPAVANLDPEFLDALRRAAKDAADDGVEFRVNSGWRSPAYQNQLRRKAIAKYGSEQEAARWVATADQSAHVLGNAIDLGPFEATAWLSEHGAAYGLCQIYRNEPWHYELRPEAVLQGCPPMYADPSQDPRLQR